A genomic stretch from Vibrio cortegadensis includes:
- a CDS encoding AraC family transcriptional regulator, translated as MAQAKTKKEIAHYQVAEELGGLEILDAQYEKQNFSRHSHEGYTVGVIERGAQSFYRTGGNHIAPQDSIILINADEVHSGHSATEGGWAYKAMYPLPQQLEEISRELNQAHAGAPYFPEPVVYDPELANQFRLVFNTLEHSDNRLLRETLIYASLVKLMGKHGKSRHSINHEGKAQKPLLLIKEFLDDFPQADVSLSDLSQLSGLSPYHLVRSFQKTLGLPPHAYQIQSRLRMARKLMRQGHSLSDTAQETGFHDQSHLHRHFKKAMGITPGQYLKLY; from the coding sequence GTGGCTCAGGCGAAAACCAAAAAAGAGATTGCTCACTACCAAGTAGCGGAAGAGCTCGGTGGGCTGGAAATTTTGGATGCTCAATACGAGAAACAAAACTTCTCTCGTCACAGCCATGAGGGTTACACGGTAGGTGTCATTGAGAGAGGAGCTCAGAGTTTTTATCGAACTGGAGGCAATCATATTGCACCACAAGATAGCATCATCTTAATTAATGCAGATGAGGTGCATAGTGGCCACTCAGCAACAGAAGGTGGATGGGCATATAAAGCCATGTATCCTCTTCCTCAGCAGTTAGAAGAGATTAGCCGAGAGCTGAATCAAGCCCATGCTGGTGCTCCATATTTTCCCGAACCTGTCGTCTATGATCCAGAACTTGCCAACCAGTTTAGACTCGTATTCAACACTCTCGAACACTCAGATAATCGCTTATTAAGAGAAACCTTGATTTATGCCTCTCTCGTCAAATTGATGGGAAAGCATGGTAAGTCTAGACACTCAATAAACCATGAAGGTAAAGCGCAAAAGCCACTTTTGCTGATCAAAGAGTTTCTCGATGATTTTCCACAAGCGGATGTATCTCTTAGTGATCTCTCACAACTAAGTGGCCTTAGCCCATACCACTTAGTCCGATCATTCCAAAAAACGCTTGGTTTGCCTCCCCATGCGTATCAAATTCAGTCTCGATTACGCATGGCTAGAAAGCTAATGAGGCAAGGGCACTCGTTATCTGATACGGCGCAAGAGACAGGGTTTCACGATCAAAGCCATTTGCATCGACACTTTAAAAAAGCCATGGGAATAACCCCGGGGCAATATCTAAAGCTCTATTGA
- a CDS encoding AzlC family ABC transporter permease: MMHTKTMTDTMTDSNTRLFLQGMVVMIPLSIAVLPWGLLAGSFAIDIGLHPLEGQALSAILFAGSAQLVAMGMIKAGAGLTTMLLTTFFITSRHFLYSVSMRSKISPLPLRWRLSLGFLLTDELFAVCGHQTDKQFNRWYALGAGLSFYLFWNLATFAGIVAGSYIPALNELGLEFAVAATFIAIVIPTIKNIPILVSVLGALVLSVGLTYWEIEGSLMFASVGGMLLGYLTEKYWGEQSW, translated from the coding sequence ATGATGCATACAAAGACAATGACCGACACCATGACAGATTCTAACACTCGACTTTTTTTACAGGGCATGGTTGTCATGATCCCATTAAGCATTGCCGTCTTACCGTGGGGGTTACTAGCAGGATCATTTGCGATTGATATTGGATTACACCCTTTAGAAGGGCAAGCGCTGTCAGCCATTCTATTTGCTGGCTCGGCACAATTGGTCGCAATGGGAATGATTAAGGCGGGAGCAGGGTTAACGACGATGCTGTTGACCACCTTCTTCATTACTTCACGCCACTTTCTTTATAGCGTGTCGATGCGAAGTAAAATCAGTCCTCTTCCCTTACGGTGGCGGTTATCACTAGGTTTTCTATTAACCGACGAGCTATTTGCTGTATGCGGGCACCAGACAGATAAACAGTTTAACCGTTGGTATGCCCTTGGCGCAGGGTTGAGTTTCTATCTGTTTTGGAACCTTGCCACCTTTGCTGGTATTGTCGCAGGAAGCTACATTCCTGCACTGAATGAACTCGGGTTAGAGTTTGCGGTTGCCGCAACGTTCATCGCAATCGTGATCCCGACCATCAAGAACATCCCCATATTAGTCTCTGTACTAGGTGCACTCGTGCTATCCGTTGGCCTCACTTATTGGGAAATTGAAGGCAGTCTCATGTTCGCAAGTGTGGGTGGCATGCTGCTCGGTTATCTAACGGAAAAATATTGGGGGGAACAGTCATGGTAA
- a CDS encoding AzlD domain-containing protein has product MVILSIFAMTALVFLSRYLFLEPKLPLRLNAQAQKLLSYSSPAVLTAIWGPIVFMPDSTLSLSVQNPYLWGAVIAVFIAWKTKNVLLTTIVSMLLFLVLNVFVLN; this is encoded by the coding sequence ATGGTAATCCTCTCTATTTTCGCAATGACCGCTTTAGTCTTTCTTAGCCGGTATCTATTTTTAGAGCCCAAATTACCATTAAGACTCAACGCGCAAGCGCAAAAGTTGCTCAGTTATTCAAGCCCTGCGGTTCTGACTGCGATTTGGGGGCCAATTGTATTTATGCCCGACAGCACCTTGTCCCTTTCCGTTCAGAACCCTTATTTATGGGGCGCTGTGATTGCGGTTTTTATTGCATGGAAGACGAAAAATGTTCTCCTCACAACAATAGTGAGCATGCTGCTGTTCTTAGTGCTTAACGTATTCGTACTAAACTAG
- a CDS encoding fumarylacetoacetate hydrolase family protein: MNAVRVGEREIIPTKIVCIGRNYVDHIKELNNPIPEQMVVFNKPNNCVTSTLSSFHQEPLHYEAEICFLVEQGRLSAVGIGLDLTKRNLQSYLKNKGLPWERAKAFDGSAVMSRFISLDYIDVKTLQIELYINCVRVQCGQVEQMLYPPLAILAELETYTTLYDGDIIMSGTPKGVGEVHAGDVFLGRLKSGDKTLIEIEWQAK, from the coding sequence ATGAACGCGGTTCGAGTCGGAGAAAGGGAAATTATACCCACTAAAATAGTGTGCATTGGGCGAAACTATGTCGATCACATAAAAGAGTTAAATAATCCGATACCAGAACAGATGGTCGTGTTCAATAAGCCTAATAACTGCGTAACGTCGACGCTCTCTTCGTTCCATCAAGAGCCATTACATTACGAGGCTGAAATCTGCTTTCTTGTTGAACAGGGACGATTATCAGCGGTAGGAATTGGTCTTGATCTGACCAAGCGTAATTTGCAGTCTTATCTCAAAAACAAAGGTTTACCTTGGGAAAGGGCCAAAGCATTTGATGGTTCGGCGGTGATGAGTCGTTTTATTAGCCTTGATTACATTGATGTGAAAACATTGCAGATCGAACTCTATATTAATTGTGTTCGCGTACAGTGCGGGCAAGTCGAACAGATGCTCTATCCACCACTCGCTATTTTAGCTGAGCTTGAAACCTACACGACACTTTACGATGGCGACATCATCATGAGCGGTACCCCCAAAGGCGTTGGAGAAGTTCATGCTGGAGACGTTTTTCTTGGGCGTTTAAAGAGTGGAGACAAAACGCTGATAGAAATTGAATGGCAAGCAAAGTAA
- a CDS encoding protein disulfide oxidoreductase, whose amino-acid sequence MKIDKSKHDSEPDKKPKKIKKWAKELISILLIVSLFSFALDYYYSANMPSGSAPHIVGTGLNGEILDVNELSKNQPVVVYFWATWCGACSLVSPTIERFSQDNPVVSVALSSGDDAQIRQYMQENEYQFSVLNDVTGTQSQNWGVRVTPTVVIIRDGEIKNITTGVLSPMGLWFRVFMS is encoded by the coding sequence ATGAAAATAGATAAAAGCAAACACGATTCAGAACCAGATAAGAAACCCAAGAAAATCAAAAAATGGGCAAAAGAGCTGATCTCTATTCTGTTGATTGTCAGCCTATTTTCGTTCGCATTAGATTACTACTACAGTGCCAACATGCCATCAGGATCGGCTCCGCACATTGTTGGAACAGGGCTAAATGGTGAAATCTTAGATGTTAACGAACTCAGTAAAAATCAACCCGTTGTGGTTTATTTTTGGGCGACTTGGTGTGGCGCATGCAGCCTTGTGAGCCCAACGATCGAACGTTTTTCGCAAGATAACCCTGTCGTCAGCGTTGCTCTCTCGTCTGGAGATGACGCTCAGATCCGCCAATACATGCAAGAAAATGAGTATCAATTCTCTGTTTTAAATGATGTCACTGGCACACAGAGTCAGAATTGGGGAGTACGAGTCACTCCCACAGTTGTGATTATTCGAGATGGCGAAATTAAAAATATTACCACCGGTGTTTTGTCACCGATGGGACTGTGGTTTCGAGTTTTTATGAGCTAA